A single window of Drosophila suzukii chromosome 3, CBGP_Dsuzu_IsoJpt1.0, whole genome shotgun sequence DNA harbors:
- the LOC118877379 gene encoding uncharacterized protein, producing MNGEKDNIRAGMSAQTSIGSTTATIGGHGEEQSSLRVASGRIPGKPGAGKATSMTSQAKLSRTGVVVEVDSGSESVLHEAETRHTRLPEPGSNSTRREGPKRSSEGMKAKAQYKAALKIKSRLQDKADLSQEEKERLAWAEQRIEEGRLHFASKPSMASSGGFANKVEEMLANKRQRAHESAAKDISMSKRKRGPMEAGTPPPKVARMPNRKAKVSDVDNRHLIVALIDRSDENGKMTEARWKIVHERLVQALFARIEEAPTAPMPTFDGAGWLNGVKILKCNDDPTRKWLTQTVCQLEALWEGAKLEVVDRELIPSIPKAKVLLPIAIQGYRALKLLQRQNPDVPTANWKILHMASPLPNEGGQSVVLQINKEAEDLLYPRFGKMAWGMGSVYLRLRKRHPDDKGAHILQAGEVEKDLGLEAVVDAAQDIAVDDSEDEEDGDLTVIANPSSGDEPATYDTEGAAAQSP from the coding sequence ATGAACGGCGAGAAGGACAACATCAGGGCTGGGATGTCAGCCCAAACGTCGATTGGAAGTACGACTGCTACCATCGGCGGGCACGGGGAGGAGCAATCCTCCCTGCGTGTCGCCAGCGGTCGAATCCCTGGGAAGCCGGGAGCAGGTAAAGCTACTTCCATGACGTCTCAGGCAAAGTTGAGCCGCACGGGTGTCGTTGTTGAAGTAGACTCGGGCTCGGAGAGCGTGCTACACGAAGCCGAAACCAGACATACCCGCTTGCCGGAACCAGGTTCCAACTCCACGCGTAGGGAAGGCCCGAAGCGTTCAAGCGAGGGGATGAAGGCTAAGGCGCAATACAAGGCAGCCCTCAAGATCAAGAGCCGGCTCCAGGACAAAGCGGACCTCTCCCAAGAGGAGAAGGAAAGGCTAGCCTGGGCAGAGCAAAGGATTGAGGAAGGAAGGCTGCACTTCGCAAGCAAACCGTCGATGGCGTCGTCGGGCGGATTTGCGAACAAGGTGGAGGAGATGCTTGCCAACAAGAGGCAACGCGCACACGAGAGTGCCGCCAAGGACATTTCAATGAGCAAGCGGAAACGAGGGCCCATGGAGGCAGGCACTCCGCCACCCAAAGTAGCAAGGATGCCCAACAGGAAGGCAAAGGTCAGTGATGTAGACAACCGACACCTGATCGTGGCACTCATTGACAGAAGCGACGAGAATGGAAAGATGACGGAGGCGCGCTGGAAGATCGTCCATGAGCGACTCGTTCAGGCTCTATTTGCACGGATAGAAGAGGCACCCACAGCCCCCATGCCCACATTCGATGGTGCAGGGTGGTTGAACGGTGTCAAAATCCTGAAGTGCAACGACGATCCAACCAGGAAGTGGCTGACGCAAACGGTCTGCCAGCTGGAGGCTTTGTGGGAGGGGGCCAAGCTAGAGGTGGTGGACAGGGAATTAATCCCATCCATACCGAAGGCGAAAGTGCTCCTCCCCATCGCAATCCAAGGGTATCGGGCGCTAAAGCTGCTTCAACGGCAGAACCCAGACGTTCCAACGGCGAATTGGAAGATTCTGCACATGGCCAGCCCACTACCCAACGAGGGGGGCCAAAGTGTGGTTCTCCAAATCAACAAGGAGGCGGAGGATCTGCTGTACCCAAGATTCGGGAAGATGGCGTGGGGCATGGGTAGTGTCTACCTCCGTCTTAGGAAGCGCCACCCTGACGACAAAGGCGCACACATCCTGCAGGCAGGCGAGGTGGAGAAGGACCTAGGTCTGGAAGCCGTCGTGGATGCCGCCCAGGACATTGCGGTAGACGACTCGGAGGACGAAGAGGACGGTGACCTGACTGTTATAGCCAATCCGTCGAGCGGAGATGAGCCAGCCACCTATGACACTGAGGGTGCTGCAGCTCAATCTCCATAA